Genomic window (Paenibacillus sp. 37):
TCTGCTGAATCCGATTGTGGATGTGATGGAGAGGTGGAAAATTAAGCGCGGCTGGTCCATTCTGATCCTGTATCTTGCAATTGGAGGCATTCTGACGGTCGTTGTGCTGGCAGTCATTCCAGTTGTACGTAACCAGATTGTAGGACTAATTGAAAACTTTCCAACGTACAGTGAGACGGTAAAACAGCAGTTTGAGGAGCTTACGGGCAGTAAATTGTTCGGTCAGTTCCAGGAAACGGTGAACCTGAATTCGCAGGACTGGTGGGGAACAATCTCCCAAAAGGCTACTGAAATTCTGAACTCGACCTGGACCAAATTGGGCGGGTTCCTCGGAGCCTTCACGGAGACCGTGTTGTCTATCGTAACGGTTCCGTTTATCCTGTTCTATTTGCTGAAAGACGGCAAGAAGCTGCCAGCGAAAATTCTGTCTTTCCTGCCGATCAAGAGCCGTACGGGCGCAATGCATGTACTGGAAGACATCAATCACCAGATCAGTTCATTCATTCGTGGACAGATTATCGTCAGCTTCTGCATCGGTATCTTGCTCTACATCGGTTATATGGTCATTGGTCTGGATTATGCACTGATTCTTGCAATTATCGCATCATTCACGAGTGTTGTTCCGTATCTGGGACCAGCAATTGCGATTACACCTGCGTTGATCGTGGCACTCGTCACTTCGCCGGTGATGCTGTTGAAGATGGTTGCCGTATGGACGATTGTGCAGTTAATCGAAGGTAAATTCATCTCACCACAGATCATGGGCAAAACGTTGAAGATCCATCCCATCACGATTATCTTTGTCATCCTGACTTCAGGTAATCTGTTTGGAGTCGTAGGCATTTTGCTCGCTGTTCCAGGATACGCAGTGCTGAAAGTATGTGTATCACATATCTTCAACTGGTTCAAGGACAGATCCGGCTTGTACGATCCAAACAAGAACAATCTTTTATAACCGAAGTGGCATGCTCTCCAACTGATCGGTAATCGGAAGGAATAGTCACTTTGCATTCTGTATAAAACGGTACCCTTACCTAGAAGAACCCCCGTCCATCGGCATACAGCCGAGAGGCGGGGGTTCTTCTGCATGAACAAGCTTGGCTGCTGCCTAGCTGTGTTTAATATGTTGGAGTGTTTGCAGGAAAATCTGCTCAATATGAGCATCATCCAGAGAGTAGTACACGGTCTTGCCTTCCTTGCGCCGCTTGACGATCCGCATGTTGCGGAGTGAACGCAGCTGGTGTGAAATGGCCGACTGTCCCATGTCGAGCAGAACCGTCAGGTCATGAACACATAATTCCTTCTGTAACAGCGCATCAATAATACGTAGACGTGTGGGGTCGCTGAATGCCTTGAACCAATCTGCCATCTCGGAAGACGTCTCCCGATCCATGAGTGAAGTGCGAATCGTCTGCACGTCGGCTTCAGTACCCGAGCAGGCTGCATCACATTCGCTTGGTGCTTTAACCGGTTGTTCCATTTCCTATCACCGCCTATGTTAACAACTATAGCTCTATTATATCCAAAACACGCCTAAAGCGAAATGATTACTATTAGCATAATCTGTATGAAAAATCAACAACGATTG
Coding sequences:
- a CDS encoding AI-2E family transporter translates to MEQPEQPRVWPERFKRFFLNNKFVLFLLILLLVGLNVMVLTKVSFVLHPLAVLIKTIVLPIILSGILYYLLNPIVDVMERWKIKRGWSILILYLAIGGILTVVVLAVIPVVRNQIVGLIENFPTYSETVKQQFEELTGSKLFGQFQETVNLNSQDWWGTISQKATEILNSTWTKLGGFLGAFTETVLSIVTVPFILFYLLKDGKKLPAKILSFLPIKSRTGAMHVLEDINHQISSFIRGQIIVSFCIGILLYIGYMVIGLDYALILAIIASFTSVVPYLGPAIAITPALIVALVTSPVMLLKMVAVWTIVQLIEGKFISPQIMGKTLKIHPITIIFVILTSGNLFGVVGILLAVPGYAVLKVCVSHIFNWFKDRSGLYDPNKNNLL
- a CDS encoding ArsR/SmtB family transcription factor; protein product: MEQPVKAPSECDAACSGTEADVQTIRTSLMDRETSSEMADWFKAFSDPTRLRIIDALLQKELCVHDLTVLLDMGQSAISHQLRSLRNMRIVKRRKEGKTVYYSLDDAHIEQIFLQTLQHIKHS